The window TGACTTAGTAGATGAAAGTAATTTACAAAGACAGATATTATATAATATAAATGATATAAATAAATATAAAGCAAAAATTGCTAAAAAAAAATTATTAAAATTAAATCCATTAACTAAATATATATCTATTAATTCTAAATTAAATGATTATTTAATTGATAAATATGTATCATTAGTAGATTTAGTATTAGATTGTAGTGATAATATGGATACTAGATTTAGTATTAATAAATATTGTGTAAAATATAAAAAAATATTAATTAGTGGAAGTGCAATAAGATTTTCTGGACAATTTTTAGTTTTTTCACCAAATTTTAAATATGGATGTTATGCTTGTTTATTTCCTAATAAATTAAATTACGAATATAATTGTAAAAATTATGGAATACTTGGACCTATAGTTGGAATTATAGGTTCAATGCAATCTTTAGAAGCAATTAAAATACTTTCTACTAATTTACCAATTAATTCAATTGGTAAATTATATATATTTAATGGAAAAACATTAAAATGGTCAATATTTAATTTAACTAAAAATAAAAACTGTAAAATTTGTTTATAATAAATAATTTAATATAAATTAAAAGAGATAATAATGTCACAAATAGAAATAGTATTTAATACTAAAAAAATTAAATTAAAAAAATCAATAAAATTAGATATTTTTTTAAAAAATTATTATAAAGATTTTAAAGGAATGGCATTATCAGTAAATAAAAATATTATTCCATTACAAAAATGGAATAAATATCTATTAAAAGATAAAGATAATATTTATTTATTTGAAGCAATTTCTGGAGGATAAAATTTGTTAACTATAGCAAATGTCAAATTTAAATCAAGATTATTTATTGGTACTGGAAAATTTTCAAATATAGATTTAATGCATAAATCCATTTTATCTTCTGGAAGTGAAATGGTTACTGTATCTATGCGTAGAGTAAATATAAAAAATAGAATTTTAAAAAATGATAATGTTTTAAAATCTTTAAATAAAATTGGTGTTAAAATACTTCCAAATACATCTGGTGCTAAAGTTGCTAAAGAAGCAATATTTTCTGCAAATTTAGCACGTGAAGCATTAGAAACAAATTGGATTAAATTAGAAATACATCCAGATGAACAATATCTTTTACCAGATCCTATTGAAACTTTAATAGCTGCAAAACAATTAGTTAAAGAAAATTTTATAGTATTACCATATTGTTCAGCAGATCCTATTTTATGTAGAAAATTAATAGATGTAGGATGTTCAGCAATTATGCCATTAGGATCTCCTATTGGATCTAATCAAGGATTAAAAACAAAAAATTTTTTAAAAATAATAATTAAACAATCTAATATACCAGTTATTATTGATGCAGGTATAGGATCTCCTAGTCAAGCTTTAGAGGCATTAGAATTAGGAGCTGATGCTGTATTAATTAATACAGCTATTGCTGTTTCTAAAAATCCTATAGAGATGGCTCATGCGTTTAAATTAGCAGTAGATTCAGGAAATATTATTAAAAAAATAAAATTACCATTAAAATCTTTATATGCAAATCCTACTAGTCCTATTACTGATTTTTTATATTCAAAAAAAGAAAATTTATTGTGAAAAATTTTAGTCAATTTTTTAAATCAATTGAATGGAATAAAATATCTTCTTCTATAAGAAACAAAACAAAAAAAGATGTAGAAAATGCTTTATTAACAAATGATTTTGGATTAGAAGAAATGAAAGCAATTTTATCTCCAGAAGCATTACATTATTTAGAACCATTATCTCAAAAAGCAAAAAAAATTACTAGAAATAGATTTGGTAATATAATTCATTTTTATATTCCAATATATTTATCTAATTTATGTTCTAATCATTGTACATATTGTGGTTTTTCTATAAAAAATAAAATTAAGAGAAAAATTCTTAATTTAAAAGAAATTATTGAAGAATGTAAATTTATAAAAAAAAATTATATAAAGAATTTTCTTATAGTTACTGGTGAACATAATAAAAAAGTTGGTATAGAATATTTTATAAAATGCATTCCTTTAATACGTAAATATTGTAGTTCTTTATCTATAGAAATTCAACCTATGTTAACTAAAGAATATAAAAAATTAAAAATTTTAGGTATAGATAGCGTTTTAGTATATCAAGAAACATACAATATAGATTGTTATAAAAAAAATCATTTAAAAGGACAGAAAAAAGATTTTTTTTGGAGATTAGAAGCTCATGATAGAATAGCTCAAGCAGGAATAGATAAAATAGGATTGGGTGTTTTGATGGGTTTATCAAATGATTGGAGAACTGATTGTTATATCATGGCAAATCATTTAATTTATTTACGTAATAATTATTGGAAAAGTAGATATGTTGTATCATTTCCTAGATTAAGATCTTGTTATGGAGGATTTAAATCTGAATCTTATGTTAATGAATCTCAATTATTACAAGTTATGTGTGCTTTTAGATTATTAGCACCTGAAGTTGAAATTTCTCTTTCAACAAGAGAATCATCTTTTTTTAGAGATAATGTTATTCCAATTGTAGTAAATACTATTAGTGCAGGATCTAAAACACAACCTGGGGGATATTCAAATAAAACATCTGAATTAAAACAATTTGATATTTCTGATAATAGAACTTCTCAAGAAATTGCAAAAAAATTATATAAATTAGGGTTACAACCTATATGGAAAGATTGGGATTTTTATTTAGGACGTAATATATTATAAAAATTAATTTAAAAAAAATAAATAAAATTTAAATTTTTTATATAAAAATTTAATAGTAAATTAATATGCCATTATAATATAATAACTTATATTATTATACAATAATATAAGTTTTTAAAAAAAATTTTTATTA is drawn from Sodalis-like secondary symbiont of Drepanosiphum platanoidis and contains these coding sequences:
- a CDS encoding thiazole synthase translates to MLTIANVKFKSRLFIGTGKFSNIDLMHKSILSSGSEMVTVSMRRVNIKNRILKNDNVLKSLNKIGVKILPNTSGAKVAKEAIFSANLAREALETNWIKLEIHPDEQYLLPDPIETLIAAKQLVKENFIVLPYCSADPILCRKLIDVGCSAIMPLGSPIGSNQGLKTKNFLKIIIKQSNIPVIIDAGIGSPSQALEALELGADAVLINTAIAVSKNPIEMAHAFKLAVDSGNIIKKIKLPLKSLYANPTSPITDFLYSKKENLL
- the thiS gene encoding sulfur carrier protein ThiS codes for the protein MSQIEIVFNTKKIKLKKSIKLDIFLKNYYKDFKGMALSVNKNIIPLQKWNKYLLKDKDNIYLFEAISGG
- a CDS encoding ThiF family adenylyltransferase; translated protein: MLNNKNFLRYHRQIFLKDIGEIGQEKLFNSSVLIVGLGGLGSPTALYLSASGIGKIFLADYDLVDESNLQRQILYNINDINKYKAKIAKKKLLKLNPLTKYISINSKLNDYLIDKYVSLVDLVLDCSDNMDTRFSINKYCVKYKKILISGSAIRFSGQFLVFSPNFKYGCYACLFPNKLNYEYNCKNYGILGPIVGIIGSMQSLEAIKILSTNLPINSIGKLYIFNGKTLKWSIFNLTKNKNCKICL
- the thiH gene encoding 2-iminoacetate synthase ThiH, producing the protein MKNFSQFFKSIEWNKISSSIRNKTKKDVENALLTNDFGLEEMKAILSPEALHYLEPLSQKAKKITRNRFGNIIHFYIPIYLSNLCSNHCTYCGFSIKNKIKRKILNLKEIIEECKFIKKNYIKNFLIVTGEHNKKVGIEYFIKCIPLIRKYCSSLSIEIQPMLTKEYKKLKILGIDSVLVYQETYNIDCYKKNHLKGQKKDFFWRLEAHDRIAQAGIDKIGLGVLMGLSNDWRTDCYIMANHLIYLRNNYWKSRYVVSFPRLRSCYGGFKSESYVNESQLLQVMCAFRLLAPEVEISLSTRESSFFRDNVIPIVVNTISAGSKTQPGGYSNKTSELKQFDISDNRTSQEIAKKLYKLGLQPIWKDWDFYLGRNIL